From a region of the Saccharomycodes ludwigii strain NBRC 1722 chromosome VII, whole genome shotgun sequence genome:
- the OMA1 gene encoding metalloendopeptidase (similar to Saccharomyces cerevisiae YKR087C | OMA1 | Overlapping activity with M-AAA protease), with translation MFRLRNSLLRNKYSYSSNILKRTFFNIPTGNGSNNLRPVYNRFDGSHQQGNGDGANFTQLLFDPSSRKYLAIIFGGGGLFYVTHLDEAPVSHRKRFIWLPRILELKIGEYTYNRVLQETGQSLLPANHPLTLKVERIFRRLVDAAISDPQNANVRDLIKDVNWKIHIVNDPRMPPNAFVLPGGKVFVFSSILGICQNDNGLATVLSHEFAHQLARHTAENLSKLPVYTLMGLTLYSITGSSYFNRLILDAAIRMPASRQMETEADYIGLMIMSRACFDPRESVNLWKRMENFEKTQMKGGMPLEFLSTHPSSDRRMENMKEWLPKAISIYEQSDCNAFRNVLTRGGFPTLFV, from the coding sequence ATGTTTCGTTTAAGGAATTCTTTATTAAGGAATAAATATAGCTACAGCAGcaacattttaaaaagaactttttttaatataccAACAGGAAACGGGAGCAATAATTTGAGACCTGTCTACAATAGATTTGATGGAAGCCATCAACAGGGCAATGGTGACGGTGCAAATTTTACTCAGCTACTATTTGATCCCAGTTCCAGAAAATACTTGGCTATAATTTTTGGAGGTGGTGGACTGTTCTACGTAACACACTTGGACGAAGCACCAGTTTCGCATAGAAAAAGGTTTATTTGGTTACCACGCATATtagaattgaaaatagGAGAGTATACATACAACAGGGTTTTACAGGAAACAGGACAATCATTACTACCAGCTAATCATCCACTAACATTAAAGGTAGAACGGATCTTTCGTAGATTAGTGGATGCTGCTATAAGTGATCCACAAAATGCAAATGTTAGagatttaattaaagatgTAAACTGGAAGATACATATAGTGAACGATCCAAGAATGCCACCAAATGCTTTTGTATTGCCCGGCGGGaaagtttttgttttcagcAGTATCTTGGGTATTTGTCAAAATGACAATGGGTTAGCAACGGTTTTATCCCATGAGTTTGCACATCAATTGGCAAGGCATACTGCTGAGAACTTGAGTAAACTACCTGTTTATACGCTTATGGGGTTGACACTGTACTCAATAACAGGATCAAGTTATTTTAATAGGTTGATTTTAGATGCAGCTATTAGAATGCCTGCTAGTAGACAGATGGAAACTGAAGCAGATTATATTGGATTAATGATCATGTCTCGTGCATGTTTTGATCCAAGAGAAAGTGTTAATTTATGGAAACGAAtggaaaattttgaaaaaacacAAATGAAAGGAGGAATGCCATTGGAATTTCTAAGTACGCATCCTTCAAGTGATCGTAGGATGGAGAATATGAAGGAATGGTTGCCCAAAGCCATTAGTATTTATGAGCAAAGTGATTGTAACGCATTTAGAAATGTATTAACCAGAGGTGGGTTTCCTACCCTTTTcgtataa
- the RTS2 gene encoding Rts2p (similar to Saccharomyces cerevisiae YOR077W | RTS2 | basic zinc-finger protein) translates to MSDFSKQMNKKLKSSRPSKLIYYCQLCEKQCRDENGFKQHNRSAHHLKMKAKLTPKDIEAFNKNFELDFLTFLRLSHGEKWINANKAYNSYILNNKDHIHMNSTRFTSLTKFIKYLGTKGKIIVKREEEDNISVADGKEDVYYDADEREEINCNRLLIRYIDNSIENVQRRQKLEKLQNSIISEEESRQELLRRQMLKSKNADTMDPDEEKQTNDKEPNRTNTKSFHLSLNTGGNNKISKKKKLKRITF, encoded by the coding sequence atgTCTGATTTCTCTAAacaaatgaataaaaagttgaaaagtAGTAGACCATCAAAATTGATCTATTATTGTCAACTATGCGAGAAACAATGTAGGGATGAAAATGGATTTAAACAACACAATAGATCAGCTCATcatttgaaaatgaaagcAAAATTAACACCCAAAGATATTGAAGCTTTTAATAAGAATTTTGAACTTGATTTCTTAACGTTCTTAAGATTATCGCACGGTGAAAAATGGATCAATGCCAATAAGGCGTATAAttcatatattttgaataataaagacCATATTCATATGAACTCTACCAGGTTTACATCCTTaacaaaatttatcaaatatcTGGGTACAAAAGGGAAAATTATAGTGAAAAGAGAAGAAGAGGATAACATTTCTGTTGCAGATGGAAAGGAAGACGTATATTACGATGCAGATGAAAGagaagaaataaattgtAACAGGCTACTGATACGATACATAGACAATTCCATTGAGAATGTACAAAGAAGGCAAaaacttgaaaaattacaaaattcTATTATAAGTGAGGAGGAGAGTCGTCAAGAATTGTTAAGGAGACAGATGCTGAAAAGTAAAAACGCAGACACCATGGATCCGgatgaagaaaaacaaacaaacgATAAGGAACCAAACAGAACTAACACAAAGAGTTTTCATTTATCATTAAatactggtggtaacaataaaatatctaaaaaaaagaaattaaaaagaataacaTTTTAG
- the TVP38 gene encoding Tvp38p (similar to Saccharomyces cerevisiae YKR088C | TVP38 | Tlg2-Vesicle Protein), producing the protein MTEQYEARVSSWDNNNSNNINNNSDFINDHEFIFNSDTEGDFDDFNGEENFLELYNLSPRQRFFYKIKHFVRTKFLKKIQKLKPWQKIILSILSLIGFCMFIVLLVFHNKILKYLVDTSNELRENIWTPFILFACLFFVAFPPLIGYSLFSTACGLVYGISFQGWIILAAGTILGSVSSFIVFTKFFSSQAEKLLHSNKKFEAVASILQDHDSYWLLSLIRLCPFPYSLTNGALAGIYGISVKNFAIASTITSPKLIIYLFIGSRLKRLGQDESEGSKLFDLLSIFFAIFILTLTAWILYFKTKKRYLELESTAQDPFADDRNSNTTVNDPTSFDF; encoded by the coding sequence ATGACTGAACAATACGAAGCTAGAGTATCCTCCTGggacaacaataatagtaacaatatcaataacaatagtgATTTTATAAACGATCACGAGTTTATATTCAACTCAGATACTGAAGGCGATTTTGATGATTTTAATGGTGAGGAAAATTTTCTGGAATTGTACAATTTAAGTCCAAGACAAAGATTCttttacaaaattaaacaCTTTGTTCGcaccaaatttttaaaaaaaatccaaaaattgAAACCATGGCAAAAAATCATTCTATCCATCCTGTCCCTAATTGGATTTTGTATGTTCATCGTGTTATTGGTTTTCcataacaaaattttaaaatatttagtgGACACTTCTAATGAGCTAAGAGAAAACATTTGGACCccctttattttatttgcttgtttattttttgtggCATTCCCACCATTAATTGGTTATTCCCTTTTTTCGACTGCTTGTGGATTAGTATATGGAATTTCTTTCCAGGGCTGGATTATTTTAGCTGCAGGTACAATTTTAGGATCTGTATCCAGCTTTATAGTATttaccaaattttttagtTCCCAAgctgaaaaattattgcattcaaataaaaaattcgAAGCTGTAGCCTCAATATTACAAGACCATGACTCTTATTGGCTATTGTCATTGATAAGACTATGTCCATTCCCATACTCACTAACCAATGGTGCTTTGGCTGGTATATATGGTATTAGTGTCAAAAATTTTGCAATTGCTTCCACCATTACATCTCCAAAACTGATTATCTATCTATTTATTGGGTCAAGATTAAAAAGATTGGGTCAAGATGAAAGTGAGGGCAGCAAGTTATTCGACTTGTTGAGTATTTTCTTTGCAATTTTCATTCTAACTTTAACTGCGTggatattatattttaaaacaaaaaaaagatatttggAGCTAGAGAGTACTGCACAAGACCCATTTGCAGATGATCGCAATAGTAATACAACTGTTAATGATCCTACTAGCTTTGacttttaa
- a CDS encoding SDR family oxidoreductase (similar to Saccharomyces cerevisiae YNL202W | SPS19 | SPorulation-Specific), which translates to MPSATIEKNNNILQDTPSYLENKSALDLFNLKGKVVSITGASSGIGFEVAIAVAQAGAHVAMWYNSHPIEKETMKLISSKYGVICKSYKCQVTDYNQVDNTIRDILNDFGKIDVMIANAGVSWDKGGILDIPSNKDAALEWKKIMDVDLNSMFYVARSVGKVFRKQKQRGSFIMTASMSGHIVNVPQNQAAYNAAKAGVLQLSKSLAVEWSKFARVNTISPGYTQSALTDALPTEWRDTWNKLTPMGRLAYPKELVGAYIYLASDASTFTTGADIVIDGGYTCV; encoded by the coding sequence atgCCCTCTGCTacaatagaaaaaaataataacattctCCAAGATACTCCGTCTTacttagaaaataaatcagcTTTAGAccttttcaatttaaaagGTAAAGTTGTTAGTATCACTGGTGCTTCGTCCGGTATTGGATTTGAAGTGGCAATTGCTGTTGCTCAAGCAGGTGCCCATGTGGCTATGTGGTACAATAGCCATCCAATTGAGAAAGAAACTATGAAACTTATATCCTCTAAATATGGAGTTATTTGTAAGAGTTATAAATGTCAAGTAACCGACTACAACCAAGTAGACAACACAATCCgagatattttaaatgattttgGTAAAATAGATGTAATGATTGCCAATGCAGGTGTTAGTTGGGACAAAGGTGGTATTCTAGACATACCATCAAACAAAGATGCGGCTTtagaatggaaaaaaattatggaTGTTGATTTAAACAGCATGTTTTATGTGGCTCGGTCCGTCGGCAAAGTATTCCGAAAACAAAAGCAAAGAGGCTCATTCATAATGACAGCGTCTATGAGTGGTCATATAGTAAATGTACCACAAAATCAAGCTGCGTATAATGCTGCTAAGGCTGGTGTTTTACAATTAAGCAAGTCATTGGCTGTTGAATGGAGTAAATTTGCACGTGTTAATACTATTTCCCCAGGATATACACAATCTGCTTTAACAGATGCTTTGCCTACAGAATGGAGGGATACTTGGAATAAACTAACTCCAATGGGTAGATTGGCATATCCCAAAGAATTAGTTGGCGCATACATTTATTTGGCTAGTGACGCTTCTACTTTTACTACTGGTGCCGATATAGTCATTGATGGTGGGTATACTTGTGTGTGA
- the BUD21 gene encoding Bud21p (similar to Saccharomyces cerevisiae YOR078W | BUD21 | BUD site selection) has translation MSSHIKFDSEIPPLATKNKNNLTDTPLDKPVSKKEQKYNNDYNSDSSSNDDEAPEEEGLSESAKKIEENLKKQEEALIQEKGKLKAKRKAQTLKFQEQQKLKQQRLELEKAKLLEFEKQLKLREQQEDESKQKIQALQELPQELFDNLENDEQSQKKENQVPKHINFNDPESLLLEKNDWSENKKSILNEKRKTLKKLRKTQITKNGFIVSKLSTKSTLKFAPKSEKKVLSVRDKWLRRKITNRK, from the coding sequence atgagCTCACACATCAAATTTGATTCTGAAATTCCACCTTTggcaacaaaaaataagaataacCTCACAGACACACCTTTAGATAAACCagtttcaaaaaaagaacaaaaatataacaatgATTATAATTCCGACAGCAGTAgcaatgatgatgaagcaCCTGAAGAAGAAGGCTTATCCGAAtctgcaaaaaaaattgaagaaaacttgaaaaaacaagaagaagCCCTTATACAAGAAAAAGGTAAGTTAAAAGCTAAAAGGAAAGCCCAGACATTAAAGTTTCAAGAGCAACAAAAACTAAAGCAACAGAGATTGGAATTAGAGAAGGCCAAACTTTtagaatttgaaaaacaattaaaattaagaGAACAACAAGAGGATGAATCCAAACAGAAAATCCAAGCCTTACAAGAATTACCACAAGAgctttttgataatttggaaaatgatGAACAATCacagaaaaaagaaaaccaaGTACCAAAACATATTAACTTTAACGATCCAGAGTCTCTACTACTAGAGAAAAATGATTGGtcagaaaacaaaaaatcaattctaaatgaaaaaaggaaaaccctgaaaaaattaagaaaaacaCAGATTACTAAAAATGGTTTCATTGTTTCGAAATTGTCTACTAAATCCACATTAAAGTTTGCACCTaaatcagaaaaaaaagtgctAAGTGTTAGAGATAAATGgttaagaagaaaaattaccaacagaaaataa
- the ATX2 gene encoding Mn(2+) transporter ATX2 (similar to Saccharomyces cerevisiae YOR079C | ATX2 | AnTioXidant): MDTNDNDSDREISGASISELLLTALLFHVATFLIGMIPLMFYKKWKEQQYNPNSKINFIFKYLSQFGIGMLLGTSFMLVIPEGVYSVIENGGNVGLNILTGFLIVYLLDNLVVHRIIKNRKINTELIPDAESSFSSFQIEDDNFQKKRLNSYFDAINFWKSMPIILENNVVFALVIHGISDGVSLGAATTTQSLKFVMYIAIIIHKIPAVLSLTSLMISKQKLPYLEIVSNLWAFAFSTPLGYLIVGGFCSVVKNNGFMTWFAADLLLISGGSLLYASFTAFSGNEEVEISSQESYDPNNVSEMDFQGNAEEKADTDHGLDALFVCIGTSIPTIISFFIKED; the protein is encoded by the coding sequence ATGGATacaaatgataatgatagcGATAGAGAAATCTCTGGTGCGTCTATCTCAGAACTGCTATTAACAGCCCTACTTTTCCATGTAGctacttttttaataggaATGATACCCTTAatgttttataaaaaatggaaagaacaacaatataatcctaattcaaaaattaattttattttcaagtATTTATCGCAGTTTGGCATTGGTATGCTATTGGGTACATCATTCATGCTCGTCATCCCAGAAGGTGTTTATAGTGTGATTGAAAATGGTGGTAATGTCggtttaaatatattgacTGGGTTTTTGATAGTCTATCTCTTAGATAATTTGGTTGTTCACcgtataataaaaaataggaaaataaatactgAACTGATTCCTGACGCTGAATCAtccttttcttcctttCAAATAGAAGATGACaactttcaaaaaaaaagattaaacaGCTACTTTGATGcaataaatttttggaaaagtATGCCAATTATTTTAGAGAATAATGTTGTTTTTGCATTGGTGATACATGGAATTTCTGACGGTGTTTCACTTGGAGCTGCAACCACTACACAATCATTAAAATTCGTGATGTATATTGCAATTATCATTCATAAAATCCCTGCAGTTTTATCATTAACCAGCTTAATGATATCCAAACAGAAATTACCGTATTTAGAAATAGTTTCGAATTTATGGGCATTTGCGTTTTCTACTCCTTTAGGATACCTTATTGTTGGTGGATTTTGCAGTGTGGTTAAAAACAATGGATTTATGACATGGTTTGCGGCTGACTTGTTGTTAATTAGTGGCGGTAGCTTATTGTATGCTTCTTTTACAGCATTCTCTGGCAATGAAGAGGTGGAAATTAGTTCCCAAGAGAGTTACGATCCTAATAACGTTTCAGAAATGGATTTTCAGGGTAATGCTGAGGAAAAAGCTGATACCGATCATGGACTTGATGCattgtttgtttgtattGGGACCAGTATCCCTACAATTATATCCTTTTTCATTAAGGAAGATTAA
- the DIA2 gene encoding DNA-binding SCF ubiquitin ligase subunit DIA2 (similar to Saccharomyces cerevisiae YOR080W | DIA2 | Digs Into Agar) has protein sequence MNKDSTDNVITKVIDVGKKFYKVGEYRKACKMFDKAVMLAESYTEDQLEKLRLEFGLSKRCPYNKNTLWHPQLCQILDNRALTHEKLCNFEKSLNDAKTMIELEPYNLKSYIRYGKTYQFGMNKCREAYLCYSKGLKMAQLGKKKYDICPAEKHMRWIKAQINFIKPSLKNNKETNNTASNYKKRISEDMSINRTKKPKQSMVQDFIDILPNELLCKIFQNLDNRDLTNCMVVNSKWNRLFYFFPNILFSKKSLNLKSTTQIRNLNSFINKCRTIQPRVILNINQLNFKSVTAVNEAKTLALLFKTFKKYDVIKQLILNTFGVSNVMLLEFIRDNEWSENLQKISIICQYASISNFEWLLLGLCPHLKDAEIIYQSFSSNRTIKIDERLYGSFTSNKSFESLETLKIISLITPQTSTEKFITWNGPPKSCKNLQTLIVAGVSLPKSFHWLHNSFPNLKTLHLEKNYNSPTLGDFLGFIFNNKLSCSLVKLTFRESKINRPNVVFSNFQQQYTRASSESNDFQASIKIFKKNLSHLKYLDFYSSSITFDILLIVLKNLKTGKLQNLNLGDCPNLLFNTLDYSASKEIWDLLPNLERLYLPKILGLSKRTLENFLIRNLHNKNRIKILDLSFNPELKGADVWSLSTTLFNNYNIILDKLILNNCESIDPNTLTLIKTKGLVKEIESNYARAKWNVFGVNSYVL, from the coding sequence ATGAATAAAGATTCAACAGACAATGTGATTACCAAGGTTATCGATGTTggcaaaaaattttataaagttGGCGAATATAGAAAAGCATGTAAAATGTTTGATAAAGCTGTTATGCTGGCTGAGTCATACACAGAAGATCAATTAGAAAAACTAAGACTGGAATTTGGACTCTCCAAAAGATGTCCGtacaataaaaacaccCTTTGGCACCCTCAATTATGCCAGATTTTAGATAATAGAGCATTGACCCATGAAAAACTCtgtaattttgaaaaaagtttaaacgATGCAAAAACTATGATTGAATTGGAACCGTATAATCTAAAGAGTTATATAAGATACGGAAAAACTTACCAATTCGGAATGAACAAGTGCAGAGAAGCATATTTATGCTATTCAAAGGGGTTGAAAATGGCACAActtggtaaaaaaaagtatgaTATCTGTCCTGCGGAAAAACATATGCGTTGGATCAAAGCCCagataaattttataaaaccaagtttgaaaaataataaagaaacaaataatactgCTTCcaactataaaaaaagaatatctGAAGATATGTCTATAAATAGGACAAAGAAGCCGAAGCAATCAATGGTTCAGGATTTTATAGACATATTGCCCAATGAATTActttgtaaaatttttcaGAATTTGGATAACAGAGATTTAACGAATTGTATGGTTGTAAACAGTAAGTGGAATCGTTTATTCTACTTTTTCcccaatattttattttcaaaaaaaagtttaaaccTCAAGTCAACTACACAAATAAGaaatttaaattcttttataaataaatgcaGAACTATTCAGCCCCGTGTGATTCTAAACATCAATCAGCTAAATTTCAAGTCAGTAACAGCAGTTAACGAAGCGAAAACACTTGCACTgcttttcaaaacttttaaaaaatacgACGTAATTAAacaattgattttaaacACCTTTGGGGTTTCTAATGTCATGCTATTGGAATTTATAAGGGACAATGAATGGAGTGAAAACTTGCAGAAAATAAGTATTATATGCCAATATGCATCCATTTCTAACTTTGAATGGCTATTATTAGGACTTTGTCCTCACTTGAAGGATGCAGAGATAATATATCAAAGTTTTTCCAGTAATAGAACAATCAAAATAGATGAAAGACTTTATGGTAGTTTTACTTCgaataaaagttttgaaagtctagaaacattaaaaataatatccttAATAACTCCGCAAACAAGCACAGAAAAGTTTATTACTTGGAATGGTCCACCAAAAAGTTGCAAGAATTTACAAACTTTGATAGTAGCAGGAGTTTCCCTACCAAAGAGTTTCCATTGGCTTCATAACAGTTTCCCCAACTTGAAAACATTgcatttggaaaaaaattataactCACCAACATTGGGTGATTTTTTgggatttatttttaacaataagCTTTCGTGTTCCCTGGTTAAATTGACTTTTAGAGAGAGCAAAATTAATCGCCCAAACGTTgtattttctaattttcAACAGCAATACACTCGAGCTTCAAGCGAAAGTAATGATTTTCAAGcatcaattaaaatttttaagaaaaacttgtctcatttaaaatatttggatttTTATTCAAGCTCTATAACGTTTGATATACTATTAatagttttgaaaaatttgaaaactgGCAAGTTACAAAATCTCAACTTGGGTGACTGTCCtaatttattgtttaacACATTGGACTATAGTGCCAGCAAAGAAATATGGGATTTGCTCCCAAACTTAGAACGGCTTTATTTACCAAAAATACTGGGTTTAAGCAAAAGAACGctagaaaattttttaatcagGAATCTGCATAATAAGAATAGGATCAAAATTCTAGACTTATCGTTTAACCCAGAGTTGAAAGGCGCCGATGTTTGGTCGTTATCAACAACACTATTCAATAATTACAACATTATACTTGacaaattaattttaaacaattGCGAATCTATAGATCCAAATACTTTGACATTGATAAAAACCAAAGGATTAGTTAAAGAAATCGAATCTAACTATGCAAGAGCAAAATGGAACGTATTTGGGGTGAACAGTTATGttttgtaa
- a CDS encoding uncharacterized protein (similar to Saccharomyces cerevisiae YKR089C | TGL4 | TriacylGlycerol Lipase (paralog of YOR081C | TGL5)) yields the protein MTENPLTNITQYLFYKYYSLTKWKNNPGKENIPRVLNDEKTNCTLHDFITEERQRKKNNYISSISGTISELTGFFLKLIQPDYNKKQVIQNLIEEKHYSTSYESWYSAALQLDSLNPETVRWKLDKESTLYDYKLIEENLDNLRNARNNKDYDTLLYLIRTTWERNLGNMGDLNLYRHSHVGTKKLIEDYLEECILSINELLHESHIDDRILLNIFMQTRKKVGRTALVLSGGGTFGLFHIGVLATLYEHDLLPKVISGSSAGAIVASILCIHKKEEIIGLLEEVLSKSFNIFQDDSEKSESENLLIKVSRFLQNGTWFDNRHLVNTMIGFLGDLTFREAYNKTGKILNVTVSPASVYEQPRLLNNLTAPNVLIWSAVCASCSLPGIFPSTPLYEKDPNTGETKEWNSSSVKFMDGSVDNDLPISRLSEMFNVDHIIACQVNVHVFPFLKLSISCVGGEIEDEISARFKTKLNQISSFCVNEVVHLLEMGTELGIATNLLTKLRSVFLQQYSGDITILPDLKMLLSFNKMLKNPTQNFLLEETIEGARATWPKMSIIKNHCAQEFELDKAITYLKTQIISNSKGADLITSELPIMGTPLLTGSDHPLHNALNEILSEEEEQLSRESSLSPTLMETLGQQHVLSPFVPETGFTSPRREHSISLTYTPTGLSNVVNRKRTETISVLCNPNDVVVSPANEQKTIPASLSDTNPPLKTPPGKKKQKKNKKRRSRK from the coding sequence ATGACCGAAAATCCACTCACTAATATCACACAATatctattttataaatactACTCTTTAacaaaatggaaaaataaCCCAGGCAAAGAGAATATTCCAAGGGTTTTAAATGACGAAAAAACTAACTGTACCTTACACGATTTTATAACAGAAGAGAGacagaggaaaaaaaataactacaTATCAAGTATAAGTGGAACTATAAGTGAATTAACtggtttctttttaaagttaataCAACCCGActataacaaaaaacaagTTATTCAAAACTTAATAGAAGAAAAACATTATTCCACTTCCTATGAATCCTGGTATTCGGCCGCTTTGCAGTTAGATTCTTTGAACCCAGAAACTGTTCGTTGGAAACTAGACAAAGAATCAACCCTTTACGACTACAAGCTGATCGAAGAAAACTTGGACAATTTGAGAAATGCTAGAAACAATAAGGATTACGATACATTGTTATATCTAATTAGAACTACTTGGGAAAGAAATTTGGGGAACATGGGTGATTTAAACCTATATAGGCATTCACATGTGGgaacaaaaaaactgaTAGAAGACTATTTAGAGGAATGTATTTTGTCTATAAATGAATTGTTACACGAATCACACATAGATGACagaattcttttaaatatatttatgcagacaaggaaaaaagttGGCAGAACAGCCTTGGTTTTATCTGGCGGAGGTACTTTTGGACTTTTCCATATTGGTGTATTGGCTACTTTATATGAACATGATCTCTTGCCCAAAGTGATCAGTGGTAGTAGTGCAGGCGCAATTGTAGCATCCATTTTGTGTATCCATAAAAAGGAAGAGATAATAGGTCTTCTTGAAGAAGTATTGAGCAAATCCTTTAACATTTTCCAAGATGATTCGGAAAAAAGCGAAAGCGAAAATTTGTTGATCAAAGTATCTAGATTTCTGCAAAATGGTACTTGGTTTGACAACAGGCATTTGGTCAATACTATGATTGGGTTTCTGGGAGATCTCACCTTCAGAGAGGCTTACAATAAAACtggtaaaatattaaatgttACTGTATCGCCGGCCTCCGTTTATGAACAACCaagattattaaataacttGACTGCACCCAATGTATTGATCTGGTCTGCCGTATGTGCATCTTGTTCTTTACCGGGAATTTTCCCATCCACCCCATTGTATGAAAAAGATCCAAATACAGGTGAGACCAAAGAATGGAATAGCAGTTCTGTCAAATTCATGGATGGCTCTGTTGATAACGACTTGCCCATTTCGAGATTGTCCGAAATGTTTAACGTGGATCATATAATTGCGTGCCAAGTAAATGTACATGTTTTCCCCTTTTTGAAATTGTCAATCTCTTGTGTTGGTGGAGAAATAGAAGACGAAATTAGCGCTAggtttaaaacaaaattaaaccaAATATCAAGTTTCTGCGTTAATGAGGTTGTACATCTATTGGAAATGGGTACAGAACTGGGGATAGCTACAAATTTGCTAACCAAGCTAAGATCAGTATTTTTGCAGCAATATTCTGGTGATATAACTATTTTACCTGATTTGAAAATGCTTTTATCGTTTAACAAAATGTTGAAAAATCCAacacaaaattttttactaGAGGAAACTATCGAAGGTGCTAGGGCCACATGGCCGAAAATGAGtataatcaaaaatcaTTGCGCTCAAGAGTTTGAATTGGATAAAGCAATCACATACTTAAAGACTCAGATAATATCTAATTCCAAGGGTGCTGATTTAATAACATCTGAACTTCCAATAATGGGCACTCCTTTACTAACAGGATCAGATCACCCATTGCATAACGCTTTGAATGAAATATTGTCCGAAGAGGAAGAGCAACTTAGTAGAGAATCATCACTATCACCAACCTTAATGGAAACATTAGGCCAACAGCATGTTTTATCACCTTTCGTTCCTGAAACTGGTTTTACTTCCCCCAGAAGAGAACATTCCATTTCGTTGACATACACGCCAACAGGGTTATCTAATGTTGTGAACAGGAAAAGAACAGAAACAATTTCTGTCCTATGTAATCCAAATGATGTAGTTGTCTCCCCAGCAAACGAACAAAAAACTATCCCGGCTTCCCTGTCAGACACTAATCCTCCTTTAAAGACTCCGCCAGGTAAGAAGAAacagaagaaaaataaaaaacgtAGGtccagaaaataa